The Anser cygnoides isolate HZ-2024a breed goose chromosome 19, Taihu_goose_T2T_genome, whole genome shotgun sequence genome contains a region encoding:
- the MYCBPAP gene encoding MYCBP-associated protein isoform X6, whose protein sequence is MRAQGRGLRGRGSGAGQGRREPRSGTPPDKKEKACEQPFSRIPEEPEPVPYVLRGDDIQALAIKLEDLEKLHAPHLPHDAGRIPVTRKFLIRKYRPKETKKKAHLLVAYPVFPRAPKEQLSFSGPGQFGDGCEEILPHHVLGSLQEFKMEALARGNTQIADFIEVPRKNVTAAVLKEQHGGETKKKVRQIPPSEHRALQNWHRNMALRKKQERYLGEILQKPENELLMSVSEDYRQIQEERDLIDRSLPALFPGKGYRTGSEFWSQPERIGDELTGLMLTLTQRERGYPAPVTHVGKPHTVRMETGLKPPTRIPFRLTWDKSLFLKRRRQELKSVLEELDFYKPDLDGLEVIGKGQPFTSVSMQSFPCSTGSEESETLSDSLGDYYDLVPEAVRGPSLDFCGQPARWINCITSCRHVVGIAARLTFETVAGEKAESFLTVSNDGTAAIWYSWRRLLQQIPSRETKRIQCFYFDARPGVILPGETRKFVFLFKSERAGIFSESWEFRTHPMLLGGALLQVTLWGIAVYEDKLADLREKLESDLAAQEGAAIVEETLKELLVRIRTPERTPSPVDAYVTEEELFHRKNPKLHYQHRVVKQLQGLWRQHVTVPSASEEKVPSGPKSSVEDMQLQESVSEALCTQGSATEIPDWKNTLDVTPSQVKVEEEEPGPSAWNFSFEDFKQAIKLIPKEEQREEALTQLNKAALELCVEQRPTQSDLLYQTWLSDCKHINSC, encoded by the exons ATGCGGGCGCAGGGCCGCGGGCTGCGGGGGCGCGGCTCGGGCGCGGGGCAGGGCCGCAGGGAGCCGCgctccgggacccccccgg ACAAGAAGGAAAAGGCATGTGAACAACCCTTCTCAAGGATTCCAGAGGAGCCAGAGCCTGTTCCATACGTTCTGCGAGGGGATGACATCCAAGCACTTGCAATTAAGTTAGAGGACCTGGAAAAA ctCCATGCTCCACACCTTCCCCATGATGCCGGGAGAATTCCAGTTACGAGGAAATTCCTCATTCGAAAATATCGGCccaaagagacaaaaaagaagGCGCATCTTCTGGTAGCATATCCTGTCTTCCCGAGGGCACCCAAGGAACAGCTGAGTTTTTCTG GACCAGGACAGTTTGGTGATGGCTGTGAAGAGATTCTTCCTCACCACGTTTTGGGAAGTCTCCAGGAGTTCAAGATGGAAGCCTTGGCCAGAGGAAACACTCAG aTAGCAGATTTTATTGAAGTTCCTCGTAAAAATGTTACTGCAGcagttttaaaagaacaacatggaggagagacaaagaaaaaggtCCGTCAGATCCCACCGTCAGAGCACAGAGCTCTCCAGAACTGGCACCGTAATATGGCACTCAGGAAAAAGCAGGAGAGGTATCTAGGAG AAATTCTTCAGAAGCCAGAAAATGAGTTGTTGATGAGCGTCTCAGAGGATTACAGACAAATCCAGGAAGAACGTGACCTCATTGACCGGAGTCTCCCTGCCCTGTTTCCTGGAAAG GGCTACCGAACAGGAAGCGAGTTCTGGAGCCAGCCCGAGCGCATCGGAGATGAACTCACTGGCCTGATGCTGACCCTGACTCAGAGGGAACGGGGCTACCCAGCGCCAGTCACTCACGTGGGGAAACCCCACACTGTGCGAATGGAAACGG GTCTGAAACCTCCGACGAGGATCCCTTTCCGTCTAACCTGGGATAAGAGTCTTTTCCTGAAACGCCGACGGCAGGAGCTGAAATCTGTCCTAGAGGAGCTAGACTTTTACAAGCCG GATCTGGATGGACTGGAGGTGATCGGTAAAGGGCAGCCTTTCACGTCTGTCTCAATGCAGTCTTTTCCATGTTCCACCGGTTCTGAAGAGTCTGAGACCCT cAGTGACTCCTTAGGGGATTATTATGATCTGGTTCCAGAAGCAGTACGGGGTCCGTCTTTAGATTTCTGTGGCCAGCCTGCACGTTGGATCAACTGCATCACTTCTTGCAGG CACGTAGTTGGCATTGCTGCCCGTCTCACTTTTGAGACTGTGGCTGGTGAAAAAGCCGAAAGCTTCCTGACGGTGAGCAATGATGGCACAGCTGCCATCTGGTATAGCTGGAGGAGGCTTCTCCAGCAGATTCCCTCCAGAGAAACCAAGAGGATACAGTGTTTTTACTTTGATGCCAGACCAG GTGTAATTTTGCCTGGAGAAACTAGAaagtttgtctttcttttcaagTCAGAGAGAGCTGGCATTTTCAGTGAGTCCTGGGAATTTAGGACACATCCTATGTTATTAGgaggagctctgctgcaggtgACCCTTTGGGGAATTGCTGTGTATGAGGATAAATTGGCTGACCTCAGAGAGAAACTGGAG TCTGACCTGGCTGCTCAAGAGGGTGCTGCTATAGTAGAAGAGACTCTGAAGGAACTTCTTGTCCGAATTCGGACCCCAGAGCGCACCCCATCTCCTGTGGATGCCTATGTCACAGAGGAAGAGTTGTTCCACAGGAAGAATCCCAAG TTGCATTATCAGCATCGAGTGGTTAAGCAGCTGCAGGGACTGTGGAGACAGCACGTGACCGTCCCTTCAGCCTCCGAGGAGAAAGTGCCCTCAGGCCCGAAGAGCAGCGTGGAGGACATGCAGCTCCAGGAGAGTGTCTCGGAGGCTCTCTGCACTCAGGGGAGTGCTACAGAGATCCCAGACTGGAAGAACACACTCGATGTGACTCCGAGTCAAGTGAAGGTGGAAGAGGAAGAGCCAGGCCCCTCAGCGTGGAACTTTTCCTTCGAGGACTTTAAGCAG GCTATAAAGTTGATCCCGAAGGAGGAGCAGCGAGAAGAAGCACTGACCCAGCTCAATAAGGCAGCGCTGGAGCTGTGTGTCGAACAGAGGCCAACCCAGTCAGACCTTTTGTATCAAACCTG GCTTTCAGACTGTAAACATATCAACAGCTGCTAG
- the MYCBPAP gene encoding MYCBP-associated protein isoform X10 → MRAQGRGLRGRGSGAGQGRREPRSGTPPDKKEKACEQPFSRIPEEPEPVPYVLRGDDIQALAIKLEDLEKLHAPHLPHDAGRIPVTRKFLIRKYRPKETKKKAHLLVAYPVFPRAPKEQLSFSGPGQFGDGCEEILPHHVLGSLQEFKMEALARGNTQIADFIEVPRKNVTAAVLKEQHGGETKKKVRQIPPSEHRALQNWHRNMALRKKQERYLGEILQKPENELLMSVSEDYRQIQEERDLIDRSLPALFPGKGYRTGSEFWSQPERIGDELTGLMLTLTQRERGYPAPVTHVGKPHTVRMETGLKPPTRIPFRLTWDKSLFLKRRRQELKSVLEELDFYKPDLDGLEVIGKGQPFTSVSMQSFPCSTGSEESETLSDSLGDYYDLVPEAVRGPSLDFCGQPARWINCITSCRHVVGIAARLTFETVAGEKAESFLTVSNDGTAAIWYSWRRLLQQIPSRETKRIQCFYFDARPGVILPGETRKFVFLFKSERAGIFSESWEFRTHPMLLGGALLQVTLWGIAVYEDKLADLREKLESDLAAQEGAAIVEETLKELLVRIRTPERTPSPVDAYVTEEELFHRKNPKLHYQHRVVKQLQGLWRQHVTVPSASEEKVPSGPKSSVEDMQLQESVSEALCTQGSATEIPDWKNTLDVTPSQVKVEEEEPGPSAWNFSFEDFKQSPAVA, encoded by the exons ATGCGGGCGCAGGGCCGCGGGCTGCGGGGGCGCGGCTCGGGCGCGGGGCAGGGCCGCAGGGAGCCGCgctccgggacccccccgg ACAAGAAGGAAAAGGCATGTGAACAACCCTTCTCAAGGATTCCAGAGGAGCCAGAGCCTGTTCCATACGTTCTGCGAGGGGATGACATCCAAGCACTTGCAATTAAGTTAGAGGACCTGGAAAAA ctCCATGCTCCACACCTTCCCCATGATGCCGGGAGAATTCCAGTTACGAGGAAATTCCTCATTCGAAAATATCGGCccaaagagacaaaaaagaagGCGCATCTTCTGGTAGCATATCCTGTCTTCCCGAGGGCACCCAAGGAACAGCTGAGTTTTTCTG GACCAGGACAGTTTGGTGATGGCTGTGAAGAGATTCTTCCTCACCACGTTTTGGGAAGTCTCCAGGAGTTCAAGATGGAAGCCTTGGCCAGAGGAAACACTCAG aTAGCAGATTTTATTGAAGTTCCTCGTAAAAATGTTACTGCAGcagttttaaaagaacaacatggaggagagacaaagaaaaaggtCCGTCAGATCCCACCGTCAGAGCACAGAGCTCTCCAGAACTGGCACCGTAATATGGCACTCAGGAAAAAGCAGGAGAGGTATCTAGGAG AAATTCTTCAGAAGCCAGAAAATGAGTTGTTGATGAGCGTCTCAGAGGATTACAGACAAATCCAGGAAGAACGTGACCTCATTGACCGGAGTCTCCCTGCCCTGTTTCCTGGAAAG GGCTACCGAACAGGAAGCGAGTTCTGGAGCCAGCCCGAGCGCATCGGAGATGAACTCACTGGCCTGATGCTGACCCTGACTCAGAGGGAACGGGGCTACCCAGCGCCAGTCACTCACGTGGGGAAACCCCACACTGTGCGAATGGAAACGG GTCTGAAACCTCCGACGAGGATCCCTTTCCGTCTAACCTGGGATAAGAGTCTTTTCCTGAAACGCCGACGGCAGGAGCTGAAATCTGTCCTAGAGGAGCTAGACTTTTACAAGCCG GATCTGGATGGACTGGAGGTGATCGGTAAAGGGCAGCCTTTCACGTCTGTCTCAATGCAGTCTTTTCCATGTTCCACCGGTTCTGAAGAGTCTGAGACCCT cAGTGACTCCTTAGGGGATTATTATGATCTGGTTCCAGAAGCAGTACGGGGTCCGTCTTTAGATTTCTGTGGCCAGCCTGCACGTTGGATCAACTGCATCACTTCTTGCAGG CACGTAGTTGGCATTGCTGCCCGTCTCACTTTTGAGACTGTGGCTGGTGAAAAAGCCGAAAGCTTCCTGACGGTGAGCAATGATGGCACAGCTGCCATCTGGTATAGCTGGAGGAGGCTTCTCCAGCAGATTCCCTCCAGAGAAACCAAGAGGATACAGTGTTTTTACTTTGATGCCAGACCAG GTGTAATTTTGCCTGGAGAAACTAGAaagtttgtctttcttttcaagTCAGAGAGAGCTGGCATTTTCAGTGAGTCCTGGGAATTTAGGACACATCCTATGTTATTAGgaggagctctgctgcaggtgACCCTTTGGGGAATTGCTGTGTATGAGGATAAATTGGCTGACCTCAGAGAGAAACTGGAG TCTGACCTGGCTGCTCAAGAGGGTGCTGCTATAGTAGAAGAGACTCTGAAGGAACTTCTTGTCCGAATTCGGACCCCAGAGCGCACCCCATCTCCTGTGGATGCCTATGTCACAGAGGAAGAGTTGTTCCACAGGAAGAATCCCAAG TTGCATTATCAGCATCGAGTGGTTAAGCAGCTGCAGGGACTGTGGAGACAGCACGTGACCGTCCCTTCAGCCTCCGAGGAGAAAGTGCCCTCAGGCCCGAAGAGCAGCGTGGAGGACATGCAGCTCCAGGAGAGTGTCTCGGAGGCTCTCTGCACTCAGGGGAGTGCTACAGAGATCCCAGACTGGAAGAACACACTCGATGTGACTCCGAGTCAAGTGAAGGTGGAAGAGGAAGAGCCAGGCCCCTCAGCGTGGAACTTTTCCTTCGAGGACTTTAAGCAG TCTCCAGCTGTGGCGTGA
- the MYCBPAP gene encoding MYCBP-associated protein isoform X1 codes for MRAQGRGLRGRGSGAGQGRREPRSGTPPDKKEKACEQPFSRIPEEPEPVPYVLRGDDIQALAIKLEDLEKLHAPHLPHDAGRIPVTRKFLIRKYRPKETKKKAHLLVAYPVFPRAPKEQLSFSGPGQFGDGCEEILPHHVLGSLQEFKMEALARGNTQIADFIEVPRKNVTAAVLKEQHGGETKKKVRQIPPSEHRALQNWHRNMALRKKQERYLGEILQKPENELLMSVSEDYRQIQEERDLIDRSLPALFPGKGYRTGSEFWSQPERIGDELTGLMLTLTQRERGYPAPVTHVGKPHTVRMETGLKPPTRIPFRLTWDKSLFLKRRRQELKSVLEELDFYKPDLDGLEVIGKGQPFTSVSMQSFPCSTGSEESETLSDSLGDYYDLVPEAVRGPSLDFCGQPARWINCITSCRHVVGIAARLTFETVAGEKAESFLTVSNDGTAAIWYSWRRLLQQIPSRETKRIQCFYFDARPGVILPGETRKFVFLFKSERAGIFSESWEFRTHPMLLGGALLQVTLWGIAVYEDKLADLREKLESDLAAQEGAAIVEETLKELLVRIRTPERTPSPVDAYVTEEELFHRKNPKLHYQHRVVKQLQGLWRQHVTVPSASEEKVPSGPKSSVEDMQLQESVSEALCTQGSATEIPDWKNTLDVTPSQVKVEEEEPGPSAWNFSFEDFKQAIKLIPKEEQREEALTQLNKAALELCVEQRPTQSDLLYQTCLQLWRETIDGLVSHSLKLRSLLGLPEKDTCVDALPEETAEVKQPIKGGKEDKITSRKEERRSVGGKDKEDKKRTAKTAGKEKEERPNSRKSKVKDEKKLKSSTSSQKVKEVAQPAEAVVTDPTEPPQDQVDPILFGTYQEKLYIEVYGLLDSMVSKMVSLFEELRKKGVLKWESEALCN; via the exons ATGCGGGCGCAGGGCCGCGGGCTGCGGGGGCGCGGCTCGGGCGCGGGGCAGGGCCGCAGGGAGCCGCgctccgggacccccccgg ACAAGAAGGAAAAGGCATGTGAACAACCCTTCTCAAGGATTCCAGAGGAGCCAGAGCCTGTTCCATACGTTCTGCGAGGGGATGACATCCAAGCACTTGCAATTAAGTTAGAGGACCTGGAAAAA ctCCATGCTCCACACCTTCCCCATGATGCCGGGAGAATTCCAGTTACGAGGAAATTCCTCATTCGAAAATATCGGCccaaagagacaaaaaagaagGCGCATCTTCTGGTAGCATATCCTGTCTTCCCGAGGGCACCCAAGGAACAGCTGAGTTTTTCTG GACCAGGACAGTTTGGTGATGGCTGTGAAGAGATTCTTCCTCACCACGTTTTGGGAAGTCTCCAGGAGTTCAAGATGGAAGCCTTGGCCAGAGGAAACACTCAG aTAGCAGATTTTATTGAAGTTCCTCGTAAAAATGTTACTGCAGcagttttaaaagaacaacatggaggagagacaaagaaaaaggtCCGTCAGATCCCACCGTCAGAGCACAGAGCTCTCCAGAACTGGCACCGTAATATGGCACTCAGGAAAAAGCAGGAGAGGTATCTAGGAG AAATTCTTCAGAAGCCAGAAAATGAGTTGTTGATGAGCGTCTCAGAGGATTACAGACAAATCCAGGAAGAACGTGACCTCATTGACCGGAGTCTCCCTGCCCTGTTTCCTGGAAAG GGCTACCGAACAGGAAGCGAGTTCTGGAGCCAGCCCGAGCGCATCGGAGATGAACTCACTGGCCTGATGCTGACCCTGACTCAGAGGGAACGGGGCTACCCAGCGCCAGTCACTCACGTGGGGAAACCCCACACTGTGCGAATGGAAACGG GTCTGAAACCTCCGACGAGGATCCCTTTCCGTCTAACCTGGGATAAGAGTCTTTTCCTGAAACGCCGACGGCAGGAGCTGAAATCTGTCCTAGAGGAGCTAGACTTTTACAAGCCG GATCTGGATGGACTGGAGGTGATCGGTAAAGGGCAGCCTTTCACGTCTGTCTCAATGCAGTCTTTTCCATGTTCCACCGGTTCTGAAGAGTCTGAGACCCT cAGTGACTCCTTAGGGGATTATTATGATCTGGTTCCAGAAGCAGTACGGGGTCCGTCTTTAGATTTCTGTGGCCAGCCTGCACGTTGGATCAACTGCATCACTTCTTGCAGG CACGTAGTTGGCATTGCTGCCCGTCTCACTTTTGAGACTGTGGCTGGTGAAAAAGCCGAAAGCTTCCTGACGGTGAGCAATGATGGCACAGCTGCCATCTGGTATAGCTGGAGGAGGCTTCTCCAGCAGATTCCCTCCAGAGAAACCAAGAGGATACAGTGTTTTTACTTTGATGCCAGACCAG GTGTAATTTTGCCTGGAGAAACTAGAaagtttgtctttcttttcaagTCAGAGAGAGCTGGCATTTTCAGTGAGTCCTGGGAATTTAGGACACATCCTATGTTATTAGgaggagctctgctgcaggtgACCCTTTGGGGAATTGCTGTGTATGAGGATAAATTGGCTGACCTCAGAGAGAAACTGGAG TCTGACCTGGCTGCTCAAGAGGGTGCTGCTATAGTAGAAGAGACTCTGAAGGAACTTCTTGTCCGAATTCGGACCCCAGAGCGCACCCCATCTCCTGTGGATGCCTATGTCACAGAGGAAGAGTTGTTCCACAGGAAGAATCCCAAG TTGCATTATCAGCATCGAGTGGTTAAGCAGCTGCAGGGACTGTGGAGACAGCACGTGACCGTCCCTTCAGCCTCCGAGGAGAAAGTGCCCTCAGGCCCGAAGAGCAGCGTGGAGGACATGCAGCTCCAGGAGAGTGTCTCGGAGGCTCTCTGCACTCAGGGGAGTGCTACAGAGATCCCAGACTGGAAGAACACACTCGATGTGACTCCGAGTCAAGTGAAGGTGGAAGAGGAAGAGCCAGGCCCCTCAGCGTGGAACTTTTCCTTCGAGGACTTTAAGCAG GCTATAAAGTTGATCCCGAAGGAGGAGCAGCGAGAAGAAGCACTGACCCAGCTCAATAAGGCAGCGCTGGAGCTGTGTGTCGAACAGAGGCCAACCCAGTCAGACCTTTTGTATCAAACCTG TCTCCAGCTGTGGCGTGAAACAATTGATGGTCTGGTGAGTCACTCTCTGAAGCTGAGATCCCTGCTTGGCTTGCCTGAGAAGGACACCTGTGTAGATGCTCTTCCAGAGGAAACAG CAGAAGTAAAACAACCtataaaaggaggaaaagaagacaaaataaccagtaggaaagaagagagaaggtcAGTTGGTGGTAAGgataaagaagacaaaaaaagaacagctaagactgcagggaaagagaaggag GAACGTCCAAACAGCAGAAAGTCAAAAGTAAAAGATGAGAAGAAGCTGAAATCTTCCACTTCATCACAGAAGGTGAAAGAGGTAGCACAACCTGCAGAAGCTGTAGTTACAGATCCCACTGAACCTCCTCAGGACCAGGTGGACCCTATTTTGTTTGGGACATACCAGGAAAAACTTTACATTGAA GTCTATGGGCTGCTGGATTCAATGGTGAGCAAAATGGTTTCTTTATTTGAAGAGCTACGGAAAAAGGGCGTTCTAAAGTGGGAGAGTGAAGCACTTTGTAACTAG
- the MYCBPAP gene encoding MYCBP-associated protein isoform X3, which yields MRAQGRGLRGRGSGAGQGRREPRSGTPPDKKEKACEQPFSRIPEEPEPVPYVLRGDDIQALAIKLEDLEKLHAPHLPHDAGRIPVTRKFLIRKYRPKETKKKAHLLVAYPVFPRAPKEQLSFSGPGQFGDGCEEILPHHVLGSLQEFKMEALARGNTQIADFIEVPRKNVTAAVLKEQHGGETKKKVRQIPPSEHRALQNWHRNMALRKKQERYLGEILQKPENELLMSVSEDYRQIQEERDLIDRSLPALFPGKGYRTGSEFWSQPERIGDELTGLMLTLTQRERGYPAPVTHVGKPHTVRMETGLKPPTRIPFRLTWDKSLFLKRRRQELKSVLEELDFYKPDLDGLEVIGKGQPFTSVSMQSFPCSTGSEESETLSDSLGDYYDLVPEAVRGPSLDFCGQPARWINCITSCRHVVGIAARLTFETVAGEKAESFLTVSNDGTAAIWYSWRRLLQQIPSRETKRIQCFYFDARPGVILPGETRKFVFLFKSERAGIFSESWEFRTHPMLLGGALLQVTLWGIAVYEDKLADLREKLESDLAAQEGAAIVEETLKELLVRIRTPERTPSPVDAYVTEEELFHRKNPKLHYQHRVVKQLQGLWRQHVTVPSASEEKVPSGPKSSVEDMQLQESVSEALCTQGSATEIPDWKNTLDVTPSQVKVEEEEPGPSAWNFSFEDFKQAIKLIPKEEQREEALTQLNKAALELCVEQRPTQSDLLYQTCLQLWRETIDGLVSHSLKLRSLLGLPEKDTCVDALPEETEVKQPIKGGKEDKITSRKEERRSVGGKDKEDKKRTAKTAGKEKEERPNSRKSKVKDEKKLKSSTSSQKVKEVAQPAEAVVTDPTEPPQDQVDPILFGTYQEKLYIEVYGLLDSMVSKMVSLFEELRKKGVLKWESEALCN from the exons ATGCGGGCGCAGGGCCGCGGGCTGCGGGGGCGCGGCTCGGGCGCGGGGCAGGGCCGCAGGGAGCCGCgctccgggacccccccgg ACAAGAAGGAAAAGGCATGTGAACAACCCTTCTCAAGGATTCCAGAGGAGCCAGAGCCTGTTCCATACGTTCTGCGAGGGGATGACATCCAAGCACTTGCAATTAAGTTAGAGGACCTGGAAAAA ctCCATGCTCCACACCTTCCCCATGATGCCGGGAGAATTCCAGTTACGAGGAAATTCCTCATTCGAAAATATCGGCccaaagagacaaaaaagaagGCGCATCTTCTGGTAGCATATCCTGTCTTCCCGAGGGCACCCAAGGAACAGCTGAGTTTTTCTG GACCAGGACAGTTTGGTGATGGCTGTGAAGAGATTCTTCCTCACCACGTTTTGGGAAGTCTCCAGGAGTTCAAGATGGAAGCCTTGGCCAGAGGAAACACTCAG aTAGCAGATTTTATTGAAGTTCCTCGTAAAAATGTTACTGCAGcagttttaaaagaacaacatggaggagagacaaagaaaaaggtCCGTCAGATCCCACCGTCAGAGCACAGAGCTCTCCAGAACTGGCACCGTAATATGGCACTCAGGAAAAAGCAGGAGAGGTATCTAGGAG AAATTCTTCAGAAGCCAGAAAATGAGTTGTTGATGAGCGTCTCAGAGGATTACAGACAAATCCAGGAAGAACGTGACCTCATTGACCGGAGTCTCCCTGCCCTGTTTCCTGGAAAG GGCTACCGAACAGGAAGCGAGTTCTGGAGCCAGCCCGAGCGCATCGGAGATGAACTCACTGGCCTGATGCTGACCCTGACTCAGAGGGAACGGGGCTACCCAGCGCCAGTCACTCACGTGGGGAAACCCCACACTGTGCGAATGGAAACGG GTCTGAAACCTCCGACGAGGATCCCTTTCCGTCTAACCTGGGATAAGAGTCTTTTCCTGAAACGCCGACGGCAGGAGCTGAAATCTGTCCTAGAGGAGCTAGACTTTTACAAGCCG GATCTGGATGGACTGGAGGTGATCGGTAAAGGGCAGCCTTTCACGTCTGTCTCAATGCAGTCTTTTCCATGTTCCACCGGTTCTGAAGAGTCTGAGACCCT cAGTGACTCCTTAGGGGATTATTATGATCTGGTTCCAGAAGCAGTACGGGGTCCGTCTTTAGATTTCTGTGGCCAGCCTGCACGTTGGATCAACTGCATCACTTCTTGCAGG CACGTAGTTGGCATTGCTGCCCGTCTCACTTTTGAGACTGTGGCTGGTGAAAAAGCCGAAAGCTTCCTGACGGTGAGCAATGATGGCACAGCTGCCATCTGGTATAGCTGGAGGAGGCTTCTCCAGCAGATTCCCTCCAGAGAAACCAAGAGGATACAGTGTTTTTACTTTGATGCCAGACCAG GTGTAATTTTGCCTGGAGAAACTAGAaagtttgtctttcttttcaagTCAGAGAGAGCTGGCATTTTCAGTGAGTCCTGGGAATTTAGGACACATCCTATGTTATTAGgaggagctctgctgcaggtgACCCTTTGGGGAATTGCTGTGTATGAGGATAAATTGGCTGACCTCAGAGAGAAACTGGAG TCTGACCTGGCTGCTCAAGAGGGTGCTGCTATAGTAGAAGAGACTCTGAAGGAACTTCTTGTCCGAATTCGGACCCCAGAGCGCACCCCATCTCCTGTGGATGCCTATGTCACAGAGGAAGAGTTGTTCCACAGGAAGAATCCCAAG TTGCATTATCAGCATCGAGTGGTTAAGCAGCTGCAGGGACTGTGGAGACAGCACGTGACCGTCCCTTCAGCCTCCGAGGAGAAAGTGCCCTCAGGCCCGAAGAGCAGCGTGGAGGACATGCAGCTCCAGGAGAGTGTCTCGGAGGCTCTCTGCACTCAGGGGAGTGCTACAGAGATCCCAGACTGGAAGAACACACTCGATGTGACTCCGAGTCAAGTGAAGGTGGAAGAGGAAGAGCCAGGCCCCTCAGCGTGGAACTTTTCCTTCGAGGACTTTAAGCAG GCTATAAAGTTGATCCCGAAGGAGGAGCAGCGAGAAGAAGCACTGACCCAGCTCAATAAGGCAGCGCTGGAGCTGTGTGTCGAACAGAGGCCAACCCAGTCAGACCTTTTGTATCAAACCTG TCTCCAGCTGTGGCGTGAAACAATTGATGGTCTGGTGAGTCACTCTCTGAAGCTGAGATCCCTGCTTGGCTTGCCTGAGAAGGACACCTGTGTAGATGCTCTTCCAGAGGAAACAG AAGTAAAACAACCtataaaaggaggaaaagaagacaaaataaccagtaggaaagaagagagaaggtcAGTTGGTGGTAAGgataaagaagacaaaaaaagaacagctaagactgcagggaaagagaaggag GAACGTCCAAACAGCAGAAAGTCAAAAGTAAAAGATGAGAAGAAGCTGAAATCTTCCACTTCATCACAGAAGGTGAAAGAGGTAGCACAACCTGCAGAAGCTGTAGTTACAGATCCCACTGAACCTCCTCAGGACCAGGTGGACCCTATTTTGTTTGGGACATACCAGGAAAAACTTTACATTGAA GTCTATGGGCTGCTGGATTCAATGGTGAGCAAAATGGTTTCTTTATTTGAAGAGCTACGGAAAAAGGGCGTTCTAAAGTGGGAGAGTGAAGCACTTTGTAACTAG